The DNA sequence CCGTCGGTTCAACCCGTATGTCCTAAAGACGAAGCAGATATTGGATGCCGGTTCTCTGGGCCAGGTTATCGCTATCAACGGCCTGTGGACATTGTTCAAACCAGAAGAATACTTTGCGCCTCCAGGTGACTGGCGTCGTGCTCGGTCGTCGGGTGGTGTTGTTCCGATCAACCTTGTGCATGATATTGACATTATGCACCACCTGTTCGGCCCCATTGTGCGCGTTCACGCTGAGAAAACCCTCTCGCAGCGCCCTAACCCCCCTCATGAGGCAGAGGAGGGTGCTGCACTGACGCTCCGGTTCGCTTCAGGCGTTGTCGGTACCTTCCTTGTCTGCGATGCTACTCCCTCTCCACACAACTTTGAAGCCGGCACCGGCGAGAATCCGCTCATTCCCAAGTGTTCTTCTGGTGCAGACTTTTACCGCATCTTTGGTTCGGACGCCTCCCTCAGTGTCCCAGATATGACGCGCTGGAGTTACGATGGCCGTCCGGACAAGAGCTGGAACCAACCATTGACGGTCGAGAAGtttgatgtggaagaagcGACTCCTTTCGATTTGCAGCTTGCCCATTTCGTCGATGTTATCCAAGGCAAAGCTGAGCCTAGTTGTTCCGGTGAAGAAGGCCTGAGGGCATTACTTGTATGCCAGGCTGTGCGAAAGGCACTAGAGACTGGAGAGACAATCGAACTAGATCAGACCATCCTTGAGGGAAACCGTTAATTAATGAGTAATACAAGGTCATGGAGATGAAACAGCCTGAAGGAAACGgaccagaaacaaagaaagacaacacGTCCAGGTAGGGTATAGCTAGGTTTATATAATAAATGATTATCACAGGTTTTCCAACAGAGCTCATTCGCATCTGGAATGTGGGCCGTCACACAGCATTCGACATCGTCAGGCCCAGCTGTTGGAGATCATAAGATTCACATGAGACAGAGCAATGCAACATTCAGGATTGAAAACAACATTAAGCATCCACGACCTCCACTTGCCTATCGGTGCTCTTCACAAAGCCGGAATCCTCCAAGTCATGACGAAACCGTTCCTCATCTTCGCGAATTTGTTTGAGGAGAGTCCCGTGAGCACGCCAAATCGGCTGGGTCTCAAAAAGACGGTCCATACTCTCCAGTGGGATACCCTTCGTCTCTGGAATGAGGAAGAACACAAAGATGATGGACAGGATCATGAGAGACGCGAAAAAGAAGTACACCCCGTAGTCCATCTTGGCAAACATCTGTGGAGTGAACCgggagatgaggaagttcCAGAGCCAGTTGGACCCTGCCGCGCAGGCTTGCGCAAGCGATCGAATGTTGGGATCGAACATTTCCTAAAGGACGAAGCTATTAGAAGAGAGTTTACTAATATGGCAGTCACAGAAGCCGGAGAACAAGCTTACCGAGTTAATAACCCATGGGGTACCGTTCCAGGAAGGGGTATAAAACACTGTCCACAgatagaagaagaacataGCAGCAATGCCACCGCCATCCATCTGcttgttctctctttctgaaGGCCTAGCGATTTTGATATATGCGCCCACGATCCACAAACAGATCGAGCCACCGGCGGCACCAATGAGGAGGAGCAAACGTCGTCCCACACGGTCAATCAGCCAAAGAAGCCAGATAAATGTCACCACGGTCTTCACGACACCAAAGATACCCGTGGTGAACAAGCTTGTGTTCGAACCTGTGACACCAATGCTTTTGAAGACGGTAGGAGAATAATAGTTGATGGCGTTGATTCCTGAACCATTCTGCCAAAAGAACAGCATGCTaccaaggaagaggcgaTACAGTATCTTCTTGTTCGTCCATGCCGCAGCGAACGGCTTCCAGAAACCCAGACCAATAGTTGCACGCTGGTGTTCTAGGGTCTGGTCAATAGCACCGATCTCCTCAATCATGTAGACGTGGTCTTCTGGGAGTTGGCGAATCCAGCAGAGGTTTTTGATTGCTTCCTCTCGACGTCCCCGCAGGAATAGCCAACGTGGAGACTCTTTCAAAAACAGGGCACCAATAATAAGAAGGCCAGATGGGATCAGCTGGACAGCGAATGGGATGATCCACTGCTTATGACTCGGGGGCAGCGTTTCATCAACGCCGTACTACCAGATAGGGTTAGCTGTGTCGATAGTGTGTAGgaaatataataaaataggaaaaaCCTACACAGATCCAAAAGCCTACAAGCCCACCAATTTGCCACCCCAATTCGTAAACCCCAACCAACCGTCCTCTGATCGCCGGGGGAGATAACTCGGAGATATAAATAGGAGTGATATTGGAGCCAGCTCCCACTCCCAAGCCAGCAAGCACTCGTCCTCCATAAAGTAAACCAAATCCACGGTCGCCATTAGTACCCAGCATTATGCCGGCACCCAATGTAAATATTAAAGCAGAGACCATCAGGCCCCATTTTCGACCCCAAAAATGACCGATAGGATAGGCGAAGAATGCACCAAAGAATGCACCCGCCTGGTAGAGAGAGACAATGTTGGAGCTCACTAGGTCTTGGTGCGCGGCAGACATGGAGTCCCAATCAAACTCATCCTTGAATGACTGGAGAGATATAGTCGTACCAATGAAGGCACTATCATATCCGATCATACAAGACGTGCATGAGGCAACAGCTGCGAGGAGGTAAATCTTCCAGTTGTACACCTCCTTGGGAGTTGGTCTATCCTCGACTAGAGAGAGGATAGACATGGTGACAGTGTGGTCACTCTTGATGAGGTGATCAGAGTTTCTCTCAACAACTCAGGTCAGATACACAGGGATTGAGAGTGCGTGTGAGAAATAAGAAAACAAGTgtgatgagaaagatgaaaaagaagtgcCGCGTGTCAGGGATCTAAATACTTATACTCTATCCCCACGCTAGACGACAACGCCCTTGTTTATGGAACGTGGAACGAAAATCCGGGGTGCGAGCTGAAAGCAGCCTGGGGTTGCGGAGATGGATTGTTTTTCCACGCCTGTTAAGTGATGGGCGGCAAAACGAATTTAATTTCCTTGTAGGCACGTGGAGGAAGGTAGTTTTTGGTCCTCGTTTCCTCTTGCCCAGACGCTGTTAAACTTTGTTGTGTGTACTACGAGGGAGCCAAGCCAGAATGACTCTACCAGTCGCAATGAAATCTCTGCCATGGTTGTTGGCACGCCGCTCCGATTCCGCTCAAGTGTTGTGTGGGACTAAGACCGCAATGCTGGCGAGCATTTGTGGGGAAGCCAAGGAACCCAAGAACTATAAAGTATAAACGACCTTAGTAACTTAGTGTTCTCAAGGGGAGGAAACCCCAGACTAGATAGGGCTAGTACAGGGGCAACCCCAGGCTTCCCCCTAAGAAGTACATGGAGTCATGGACCATCCAGGTGAAATAACGGCCAATAGTCATTGGCTAGATGTCATCGGTGGCTGGGGAAAGTACTT is a window from the Aspergillus oryzae RIB40 DNA, chromosome 6 genome containing:
- a CDS encoding Gfo/Idh/MocA family protein (predicted dehydrogenases and related proteins), yielding MGRLRSFLGNEVSLGPEFIPKSCGMARFVNNLLFNKYIIYTCFLFPYLLTPIHLPSDSSNSTSKMVLRVVVVGAGLIGPRHAKSVISNPDTELVALIDPLPNAARVAQELQTSYYPTVEAMLQAIPKPDAAIVCTPNHTHVPVSRQLLASGIHVLVEKPVSDSIENGLTLLQFGQRSENAHLKLLVGHHRRFNPYVLKTKQILDAGSLGQVIAINGLWTLFKPEEYFAPPGDWRRARSSGGVVPINLVHDIDIMHHLFGPIVRVHAEKTLSQRPNPPHEAEEGAALTLRFASGVVGTFLVCDATPSPHNFEAGTGENPLIPKCSSGADFYRIFGSDASLSVPDMTRWSYDGRPDKSWNQPLTVEKFDVEEATPFDLQLAHFVDVIQGKAEPSCSGEEGLRALLVCQAVRKALETGETIELDQTILEGNR
- a CDS encoding sugar porter family MFS transporter (predicted transporter (major facilitator superfamily)) yields the protein MSILSLVEDRPTPKEVYNWKIYLLAAVASCTSCMIGYDSAFIGTTISLQSFKDEFDWDSMSAAHQDLVSSNIVSLYQAGAFFGAFFAYPIGHFWGRKWGLMVSALIFTLGAGIMLGTNGDRGFGLLYGGRVLAGLGVGAGSNITPIYISELSPPAIRGRLVGVYELGWQIGGLVGFWICYGVDETLPPSHKQWIIPFAVQLIPSGLLIIGALFLKESPRWLFLRGRREEAIKNLCWIRQLPEDHVYMIEEIGAIDQTLEHQRATIGLGFWKPFAAAWTNKKILYRLFLGSMLFFWQNGSGINAINYYSPTVFKSIGVTGSNTSLFTTGIFGVVKTVVTFIWLLWLIDRVGRRLLLLIGAAGGSICLWIVGAYIKIARPSERENKQMDGGGIAAMFFFYLWTVFYTPSWNGTPWVINSEMFDPNIRSLAQACAAGSNWLWNFLISRFTPQMFAKMDYGVYFFFASLMILSIIFVFFLIPETKGIPLESMDRLFETQPIWRAHGTLLKQIREDEERFRHDLEDSGFVKSTDRQVEVVDA